Proteins encoded within one genomic window of Gadus chalcogrammus isolate NIFS_2021 chromosome 6, NIFS_Gcha_1.0, whole genome shotgun sequence:
- the arsk gene encoding arylsulfatase K, which produces MLHLVVWIVLCESFVQCLFHNSTRPNIVMVMADAFDGRLTFDPGRRVVQLPYINYLRGLGTTFLDAYTNSPICCPSRASMWSGQFAHLTQSWNNNKCLDGNATTWMDSLEKSGYQTNMFGKLDYISGSHSLSNRVEAWTRGVKFLLRQEGRPVTQLVGNASTVRIMTKDWETTDRATQWLRDTAGRLHQPFALYLGLNLPHAYKTDSLGPTGGGSTFLTSPYWLKKVSLELISVPKWLPMSAMHPVDYYSTFTKNCSGEFTQEEIRNIRAFYYAMCAEADAMLGQVLWALRSAGLLDNTVVMFTADHGDLAMEHRQYYKMSMFEGSAHVPLLIAGPGLASGLQSTQTVSLVDLYPTVMALAGIPAPGSLSGHSLLPLLSWPGASPAETHPGWALSEYHGCNANASTYMLRKGRWKYIAYADGQSIPPQLFDLTLDKEELHNVVTKFPKVGAYMEEQLRSIVAYPKVSQAVQLYNKQQFISWRKGLGGYYSKVIANLRWHVDWQRDMLVNEKAVDDWLNGI; this is translated from the exons ATGCTTCACCTCGTTGTGTGGATTGTACTGTGTGAAAGTTTTGTGCAATGTCTTTTCCACAACAGTACCCGACCCAACATAGTCATGGTGATGGCTGATGCTTTC gacGGACGACTAACCTTTGATCCTGGTAGAAGAGTAGTGCAACTTCCATATATAAACTACCTTAGAGGACTGGGAACCACCTTTCTAGATGCCTACACAAATTCTCCAATATGCTGCCCTTCAAGAGCAT CTATGTGGAGTGGCCAATTTGCTCACCTTACCCAGTCTTGGAACAACAATAAGTGCCTTGACGGTAACGCTACAACGTGGATGGACTCGCTAGAGAAGAGTGGCTATCAGACGAACATGTTTGGGAAGCTGGACTACATCTCAGGGAGCCACTCACTCAG TAATCGCGTTGAGGCCTGGACCCGCGGTGTGAAGTTCCTGCTGAGGCAGGAGGGCCGCCCTGTGACCCAACTGGTCGGGAACGCGTCCACAGTCCGGATCATGACCAAGGACTGGGAGACCACGGACAGGGCCACCCAGTGGCTACGGGACACGGCTGGGCGGTTACACCAGCCGTTCGCCCTCTACCTCGGCCTCAACCTCCCCCACGCGTACAAGACAGACTCCCTAGGGCCCACGGGAGGGGGATCCACTTTCCTCACCTCCCCATACTGGCTGAAAAAG GTATCGTTGGAACTCATCTCTGTTCCCAAATGGCTGCCCATGTCAGCCATGCACCCAGTGGATTACTACTCCACCTTCACCAAGAACTGCAGCGGAGAGTTCACCCAGGAGGAGATCAGGAACATCCGGGCCTTCTACTACGCTATGTGTGCTGAGGCCGATGCCATGCTTG GCCAGGTTCTGTGGGCCCTGCGGTCCGCTGGGCTGCTGGACAACACCGTAGTGATGTTCACCGCCGACCACGGAGACCTGGCCATGGAGCACCGGCAGTACTACAAGATGTCCATGTTTGAGGGCAGTGCCCACGTCCCGCTGCTCATCGCGGGCCCCGGACTGGCTTCCGGTCTGCAGTCCACCCAGACGGTGTCCCTGGTCGACCTCTACCCCACCGTCATGG CGCTTGCAGGCATCCCGGCACCGGGCTCCCTGAGTGgacactctctcctccctctgctctcctgGCCTGGCGCCAGTCCAGCTGAGACCCATCCGGGCTGGGCTCTGAGCGAGTACCATGGATGTAATGCCAACGCTTCCACCTACATGCTGAGGAAGGGCCGGTGGAAGTACATTGCCTACGCAGATGGTCAGAGTATCCCCCCACAGCTCTTTG ACCTGACACTGGACAAGGAAGAACTTCACAATGTGGTGACCAAATTCCCAAAGGTCGGGGCATACATGGAGGAGCAGTTACGTAGTATTGTGGCATATCCGAAAGTGTCTCAGGCCGTGCAACTGTACAACAAACAACAATTTATCTCTTGGCGGAAGGGTTTGGGCGGGTATTACAGCAAAGTCATCGCCAACCTAAGATGGCACGTGGACTGGCAAAGAGATATGTTGGTTAATGAGAAGGCAGTGGATGATTGGCTCAATGGTATATGA